The genomic window acacaaaacaacacacacagaaagtgtttgatAAAAAACCTGCTTTCTTATCTTAGTTGGGTTTATTTATTGTACATGATTACAGCGGTGCTAAAAGTTACAGGAGAGGGAGTTTGGGGggtgtcagaggtcagaggtgagGGTTTAGAAGTAGTTGACGACCCTGCGGATGGACTGGATGTTGGGGTTCTGGGCCTGCCACTCATTGTGGCTGCAGTAGTCTCCACGCTCCACAATGTACATGCGACCACGGAAGTTTGGCTCCTCGTACATCACCCAGCTGAAGATGGAGAGATGTAAAAGAAACAAGTGGATTTATAACAGGTAATAGTGCTTTTTATTATATACTGGTTATTTCCTAGATTAATTGGTTATTTGTTTGGTCAGTagaatgtcagaaaacagaaaaaatgtccatcacaattTTCCATATCCAAGTTGACAAATtaaaatatcttgttttgtacattctgtattattttttgtttattttgtattatttctgTGTTAAACCTACGCTCCATCTCCGTAGACCTTGACGGAGTTGATGCAGTTCTTGGAGAAGCCACGGCTCTGCAGGAAGGGACAGTCATCACAGATCTCCACACACTGACCAGAGAAGTTACAGGCCTCAAACAGCTCAATGCGGTAGTGCTCTCCATGCTAATGGATGGACAGAAAGGTAGGAAGACAGGTTAAGTTTACTTGTGCTGGGACAGACATTACACTGTAGTTATCTGACACAGAAAAAATTTTCAGTTTCCtacaaaacagatttttatcaAACATTATAAAAAAATCTAGACATGCTGATTCCTGTGTTCAAGTCAACACAGACCATTAGAAGTTGAAAGCTGGGAATGATCAAACATGTTAATTCATTTATGATTAAATATCTCCCAGGCCACCCTCTTCTTCAGCAACACTGTTGTCCTATTGGTCagttgtgaaaacattttagggaaATGTTTCAGTACCTCAGTTTAAAAGAATCCACCGAGTTTGGTGATGTTTGGAATAACTGTCATTGATTTATGGCCAAATTTTGTGAAAGGCCAATGCACTTGTTTAGAACTTGTTATGCCCTTTATtgagtgattttaaaaaattatttttcacacaTGGTTAAACATTATTATTGAAGATATCCAGTAGGTTTtgtaatgacaaatgaaaatgacaaacCATTTCTGATTTATTAAGTCTGATTTGTGTTATGCCATGCcaattttttttgcatttgtggtgccccctagtggtcaaTTTTAATGAAAATTTCAAGGTATGCTGCTAGTACTTTTGTAGACATT from Epinephelus lanceolatus isolate andai-2023 chromosome 20, ASM4190304v1, whole genome shotgun sequence includes these protein-coding regions:
- the crygn2 gene encoding gamma-crystallin N-B, encoding MSQYSGKITFYEGKCFTGRKLEVRGDCDNFQDRGFMNRVNSIRVESGAWICFDHPDFKGQQYILEHGEYPEFQRWNSHNDHMGSCKPIRMHGEHYRIELFEACNFSGQCVEICDDCPFLQSRGFSKNCINSVKVYGDGAWVMYEEPNFRGRMYIVERGDYCSHNEWQAQNPNIQSIRRVVNYF